One part of the Ziziphus jujuba cultivar Dongzao chromosome 2, ASM3175591v1 genome encodes these proteins:
- the LOC125422594 gene encoding phenylacetaldehyde oxime monooxygenase CYP71AN24-like, translating to MALLPQLNQLWQLHELQLKTLFHPLLLSVFFLSFLFLFKRRRSSSSSSGKVLNLPPSPPKFPIIGNIHQLGSLPHRSLRALSQKHGYDLMLLQLGQAATLVISSAEMVNEILKSHDIVFSNRPKTTAADILLYGCKDVGFAPYGEYWRQVRKISVLELLSVKRVNQFQFVRDQEVELLVGRIRKASQSGSSINISELLMAISNNIVARCVLGLSVVDENGKSRFGEVARKLMVQLTEFCIADFFPSLRWIDALRGYIGRLKETFAEMDAFFDEVIEERKAALGKDSGSSDAKDFIDILLQLQKDEMLGFELAQSDIKGILMDMFLGGSDTTSTALEWMMSELMRNPEVMNKAQEEVRRVVGKKPKIDMDDINKMEYMKCVVKENLRLHPPVPLLVPRETTKDIEMGGYHIPEKTRVFINAWAIQRDPRMWLDRPEEFVPERFMNSNVEFKGQDLQLIPFGFGRRGCPGVTFGVCSTEYVIANLLYWFDWKLPAGQLGKDLDMSEVYGLTVPKKVRLHVVPIPYFPAA from the exons ATGGCTCTATTACCACAACTGAACCAGTTATGGCAATTACATGAGCTACAATTGAAAACACTCTTTCATCCCCTGcttctctctgttttcttcctttcctttctgtTTCTCTTTAAACGCAgaagatcatcatcatcatcaagtgGGAAAGTACTAAACTTGCCTCCTTCACCACCAAAGTTTCCAATAATCGGAAACATCCACCAACTGGGTTCACTCCCACATCGCTCCCTGAGAGCACTTTCACAAAAACATGGCTATGATCTCATGCTTTTGCAGTTGGGTCAAGCTGCAACGCTTGTGATTTCATCAGCAGAGATGGTGAATGAGATCTTGAAGTCACACGACATCGTCTTCTCCAACCGTCCCAAAACCACCGCTGCTGATATCTTACTCTATGGTTGCAAAGACGTCGGATTCGCTCCTTACGGCGAGTATTGGAGACAGGTTCGCAAGATCAGTGTTCTTGAGCTTCTGAGTGTGAAAAGAGTGAATCAGTTTCAGTTTGTGAGGGACCAAGAGGTTGAACTTTTGGTCGGTAGGATAAGAAAAGCAAGCCAAAGTGGAAGTTCTATAAATATAAGCGAGTTGCTGATGGCAATCTCCAACAATATAGTGGCTAGATGTGTACTTGGACTGTCTGTTGTGGATGAAAATGGTAAGAGCAGGTTCGGAGAGGTAGCGAGGAAGCTTATGGTTCAGTTAACCGAATTCTGCATCGCCGATTTCTTCCCTAGTTTGAGATGGATTGATGCTCTTAGAGGCTATATTGGACGCTTGAAAGAAACTTTTGCGGAAATGGATGCTTTCTTTGATGAGGTTATCGAAGAACGCAAAGCAGCACTTGGGAAGGATTCCGGATCTTCTGATGCAAAAGACTTCATCGATattctcctccaactccaaaaGGATGAGATGCTTGGCTTTGAGCTCGCTCAAAGCGACATCAAAGGAATtctaatg GACATGTTTTTGGGTGGAAGTGATACGACTTCCACAGCACTGGAATGGATGATGTCCGAGCTAATGAGAAATCCAGAAGTGATGAATAAAGCTCAAGAAGAGGTTAGAAGAGTGGTGGGGAAAAAGCCCAAGATAGATATGGATGATATAAACAAAATGGAGTACATGAAATGTGTTGTGAAAGAAAATCTAAGATTGCATCCTCCAGTTCCTCTTCTAGTTCCTCGAGAAACAACGAAAGACATCGAAATGGGAGGCTACCATATTCCTGAAAAAACAAGGGTGTTCATCAATGCTTGGGCAATCCAAAGGGATCCAAGAATGTGGTTGGACAGGCCAGAGGAGTTTGTACCAGAGAGGTTTATGAATTCTAATGTTGAATTTAAAGGTCAAGATCTTCAACTTATTCCATTTGGGTTTGGAAGAAGAGGATGTCCTGGAGTGACATTTGGGGTTTGCTCCACTGAATATGTGATTGCAAACCTTCTGTATTGGTTTGACTGGAAGCTTCCAGCTGGTCAATTGGGGAAGGATTTGGATATGAGTGAAGTTTATGGACTCACTGTTCCCAAGAAAGTTCGTCTTCATGTTGTTCCAATTCCCTACTTTCCAGCTGCTTGA